In Actinomycetota bacterium, the following are encoded in one genomic region:
- a CDS encoding tetratricopeptide repeat protein, whose amino-acid sequence MSNSAPPPASAGGTGAPAGSPYDWYVRGARLLDAGHAAAAAELLGRLVAAEPTARSARETLARAQFDAGRYAEAAASFRVLAEASPDDDYAHFGLGLALWRLGRFRLAREHLAAAAVMRPSWDAAQRALRQVDATLAARAEAGLPPDGAAAAESRLDGRTDADSPGGGADDSAQARDTTEADGDSTGAEA is encoded by the coding sequence GTGAGTAACAGCGCGCCACCGCCGGCGTCGGCCGGGGGGACGGGTGCGCCGGCAGGGTCGCCGTACGACTGGTACGTCCGCGGCGCCCGGCTGCTCGACGCCGGTCATGCGGCCGCGGCCGCCGAGCTGCTCGGCCGGCTCGTCGCCGCCGAGCCCACCGCCCGTTCGGCCCGAGAGACGCTGGCGCGCGCGCAGTTCGACGCCGGACGGTACGCCGAAGCTGCGGCGTCGTTCCGTGTCCTGGCCGAGGCGAGTCCCGACGACGACTACGCGCACTTCGGGCTGGGTCTCGCGCTGTGGCGGCTCGGCCGCTTCCGGCTCGCTCGCGAACACCTGGCGGCGGCCGCCGTGATGCGGCCGTCGTGGGACGCCGCGCAGCGGGCCCTACGCCAGGTCGATGCCACGCTGGCGGCCCGCGCGGAGGCGGGCCTGCCACCCGACGGTGCCGCCGCCGCGGAATCGCGGCTCGACGGGCGTACCGACGCTGACTCACCGGGCGGCGGCGCGGATGACTCGGCTCAGGCCAGGGACACCACGGAAGCCGACGGGGACAGCACGGGAGCCGAAGCGTGA